In Elephas maximus indicus isolate mEleMax1 chromosome 7, mEleMax1 primary haplotype, whole genome shotgun sequence, the following proteins share a genomic window:
- the LOC126078845 gene encoding tripartite motif-containing protein 43-like produces the protein MDPAFQKELTCFICLNYLTDPVTIGCGHNFCRPCLCLSWEEAETPACCPLCRQTSEQIAFKTNILVKNLVSLARQASLWQFLSSEEQMCGTHKETKKMFCEESKNLLCFLCSNSQENEAHRHCSIECAVEEYREKLLKQMRSLWENIQKNWRSLNEESLIIKLWVYYVFLLSEIIRSEYQQLHPNLLEEEKQHLEGLKNEGKKIFQQLKKSEATMVQKGRHLREMYEELRNMCHKSDVELLQDLGDILTRSESVQLDMPQPVNPALSARPITGLIDRFRQFRVEISFRYEISSQNIMVFDDVRSLRLRRDLQEVPFPSRRSQYFAAWGDQAFTSGKQYWEIDVDDSWDWAVGVCKDTWLRKNGSLVESENVFLLLCVKDVNRYNLLTTSPVFPQYIEKPLGRVGVYIDFDSRSMSFVNVAKSSLIWRYPACSFNYPLRPFFCTGHT, from the exons ATGGATCCAGCCTTCCAGAAAGAACTCACCTGCTTCATCTGCTTGAACTACCTTACAGACCCTGTCACCATAGGCTGTGGGCACAACTTCTGTAGGCCCTGTCTCTGCCTTTCCTGGGAAGAAGCTGAAACTCCTGCCTGTTGCCCACTGTGCAGGCAAACATCAGAGCAGATAGCATTCAAAACCAATATTCTTGTGAAGAATCTGGTGTCCCTTGCCAGACAAGCCAGCCTCTGGCAATTCCTGAGCTCTGAGGAACAGATGTGTGGGACtcacaaagagacaaagaagatgtTCTGTGAAGAGAGCAAGAATCTGCTCTGTTTCCTCTGCTCTAACTCTCAGGAGAACGAGGCTCACAGACACTGTTCCATAGAATGCGCTGTTGAGGAATACCGG GAGAAGCTCCTAAAGCAAATGAGATCTTTAtgggaaaatattcaaaaaaattgGAGAAGTCTGAATGAGGAGAGCCTAATTATCAAGCTGTGGGTA TATTATGTGTTTCTACTATCAGAGATTATCAGGTCTGAGTATCAGCAATTGCATCCGAATCTCCTTGAGGAAGAAAAACAACATTTAGAGGGACTGAAAAATGAAGGCAAGAAGATATTTCAGCAACTGAAGAAAAGTGAAGCCACAATGGTTCAAAAGGGGAGGCACCTGAGAGAAATGTATGAGGAGCTGAGGAATATGTGCCATAAATCAGATGTGGAGTTGCTCCAG GATTTGGGAGACATATTGACCAG GAGTGAGTCCGTGCAGCTGGACATGCCCCAGCCTGTGAACCCAGCGCTCAGTGCTAGGCCCATCACTGGCCTGATAGACAGGTTCCGGCAGTTCCGAG TGGAAATTTCCTTCCGTTATGAAATAAGCAGTCAGAATATCATGGTGTTTGATGACGTGAGAAGTCTGAGGCTAAGACGTGACCTTCAAGAGGTGCCTTTTCCTTCTAGAAGATCTCAGTACTTTGCTGCATGGGGGGACCAGGCCTTCACCTCTGGAAAACAGTACTGGGAGATAGATGTGGACGACTCTTGGGACTGGGCTGTAGGAGTCTGTAAGGATACCTGGTTAAGGAAGAATGGCTCACTGGTTGAATCTGAGAacgtatttcttcttttatgtgtGAAGGATGTTAATCGTTACAATCTCTTGACCACTTCCCCAGTGTTTCCTCAGTATATAGAGAAACCTCTGGGGCGAGTTGGTGTGTATATAGATTTTGACAGTAGAAGTATGAGTTTTGTTAATGTTGCCAAAAGTTCCCTCATATGGAGATACCCAGCCTGCTCCTTCAATTACCctctcaggcctttcttttgtactGGCCACACATGA